Proteins encoded in a region of the Natrinema salinisoli genome:
- a CDS encoding CTP-dependent riboflavin kinase, protein MNAHNNETKATGTNAKPLDSTKLAILNEIGKGEHEESQLIEELASKIGISESEVHEQFTALVDRSFIETTSDRPCLRPSALSVLNAVKTDGRESSVVERYEDTKLRGKVTSGVGKGKHFVGLSGYKRQFQEKLGYTPYPGTLNIELDDESTVQRRQLDVICPIWIEGWSDEDRDFGPAVCHPVTITTDAGRTYEQVHMVYPFRTEHDQTELELLAPDNLRETMGLTDGQIVEVNINEL, encoded by the coding sequence ATGAACGCTCATAACAATGAAACAAAAGCGACTGGTACTAATGCCAAGCCGCTCGACAGCACAAAACTCGCAATCCTAAATGAAATCGGAAAAGGTGAACATGAGGAAAGCCAGTTAATTGAGGAATTGGCGAGCAAAATTGGTATAAGTGAATCCGAGGTGCACGAGCAGTTTACCGCACTCGTGGACAGGAGTTTTATCGAGACCACCTCAGATCGTCCTTGTCTCCGTCCGTCTGCGCTTTCGGTCCTAAATGCGGTCAAGACGGACGGACGTGAATCATCGGTGGTTGAGCGGTATGAGGACACGAAACTCCGTGGAAAGGTGACTAGCGGAGTTGGTAAAGGCAAGCACTTTGTAGGGCTGTCGGGCTACAAGCGCCAGTTTCAGGAGAAACTCGGTTACACACCATATCCCGGTACACTCAACATTGAACTTGATGACGAATCAACCGTCCAGCGCCGCCAACTTGATGTGATCTGTCCTATCTGGATTGAGGGATGGAGCGACGAGGATCGGGATTTCGGGCCAGCAGTCTGCCATCCAGTGACGATCACCACTGATGCTGGGAGAACGTACGAGCAAGTCCATATGGTGTATCCTTTCCGGACAGAACACGATCAGACTGAATTAGAACTCTTAGCGCCCGACAATTTGCGTGAAACAATGGGCCTCACTGACGGCCAGATAGTTGAGGTGAACATAAATGAGTTATAA
- the ribB gene encoding 3,4-dihydroxy-2-butanone-4-phosphate synthase — MSYKSEASANWEPKVVLDEAVAAFRDDDPVLVYDDKSRENEVDMMFPAAAVTPDRVATLRNDAGGLLCVALGNEVANAFSLPFLQDELDHPAAAAHDLKYDDRSSFSLTVNHRDTRTGITDQDRAKTVAALGTAASDPEHADFGNTFRSPGHVHLLKAAPGLLHDRAGHTEMGIVLAKAANRVPAVALCEMLDDDTGGALSWPDALTYARQNDIPLVRGEQVKRL, encoded by the coding sequence ATGAGTTATAAATCGGAAGCGAGCGCGAACTGGGAGCCCAAAGTAGTTCTCGACGAGGCTGTGGCGGCTTTTCGCGACGATGATCCAGTTCTCGTCTATGATGACAAAAGCCGGGAAAACGAGGTCGATATGATGTTCCCGGCAGCAGCTGTGACGCCTGATCGAGTGGCTACCCTTCGAAACGACGCCGGCGGCCTACTCTGTGTTGCCCTCGGAAACGAAGTCGCTAACGCGTTTTCGTTGCCTTTCCTCCAAGATGAACTCGATCATCCAGCCGCCGCGGCTCATGATCTCAAGTATGACGACCGCTCGTCGTTCTCGCTTACGGTAAACCATCGCGACACACGTACCGGAATCACTGATCAAGACCGGGCAAAGACCGTCGCGGCTCTCGGAACAGCGGCTAGCGATCCAGAACACGCCGACTTCGGCAACACGTTCCGATCGCCTGGACATGTTCATCTCCTAAAGGCTGCACCAGGACTCCTCCACGATCGAGCCGGACATACTGAAATGGGCATCGTGCTGGCCAAGGCCGCAAACCGGGTACCAGCAGTCGCACTCTGTGAGATGCTCGACGACGACACCGGTGGGGCACTCTCTTGGCCAGATGCACTCACATATGCGAGACAAAATGATATCCCGCTCGTTCGTGGCGAGCAGGTCAAACGTCTTTAG
- a CDS encoding 2,3-butanediol dehydrogenase: MEVAKWHGQQDVRVGEDDIPETGKNEVRIKVEAAGICGTDLHEYKAGPIFVPNFGEPNPITGAEPPVPLGHEFGGVVDEVGSDVTEFSPGDSVAVNPGIACGSCRYCDEGMYNQCEKLAFVGLSAKSGGFAEYATVPASNVHRLPDNVPTEYGALVEPLSVCLRAVRRAGIQAGDSVAVFGTGPIGLGLVLCATAAGAEQIFVSEPRDARRQLATDAGADTVIDPTEMDAVAEITEATDGGVDIALEATGVQPGFEDAIQSTRPDGQVTIVSISEDTFEIDTNSIVIPERNINGTLAYQTGPIKTEFERVINLLKKEKIDPSILVTDRINLKNIVSDGFERLTDPESNQVKILVKPEE, translated from the coding sequence ATGGAAGTTGCGAAATGGCATGGGCAGCAGGATGTCCGTGTAGGAGAGGACGATATCCCAGAAACGGGAAAAAATGAAGTACGGATTAAGGTCGAAGCAGCTGGTATCTGTGGAACCGATCTCCACGAGTACAAGGCAGGACCAATATTCGTTCCAAATTTCGGTGAACCCAATCCGATCACAGGTGCAGAACCGCCTGTCCCTCTCGGTCATGAGTTTGGGGGAGTCGTTGACGAAGTTGGCTCGGACGTAACAGAGTTCTCCCCAGGCGATTCTGTCGCAGTTAATCCCGGTATCGCCTGTGGTTCATGTCGATATTGTGATGAAGGGATGTACAACCAGTGTGAAAAGCTCGCATTCGTCGGCCTCTCAGCTAAATCAGGCGGGTTTGCAGAGTATGCGACAGTACCTGCCTCAAACGTCCACCGATTGCCAGACAATGTACCTACTGAATATGGGGCGTTGGTTGAACCCCTCAGTGTCTGTCTCAGAGCAGTCCGACGCGCTGGAATCCAAGCTGGTGATTCTGTAGCTGTTTTCGGAACAGGACCTATTGGACTTGGACTTGTGCTGTGTGCGACAGCGGCAGGTGCTGAACAGATTTTCGTTTCGGAGCCTCGAGATGCGCGGCGACAGCTAGCGACTGATGCTGGGGCAGATACTGTAATTGATCCAACTGAAATGGACGCCGTTGCAGAAATTACCGAGGCCACAGATGGTGGCGTAGACATAGCGCTTGAGGCAACTGGTGTTCAGCCCGGGTTCGAAGACGCCATTCAAAGTACCCGTCCAGATGGACAGGTAACCATCGTCAGTATTTCCGAAGACACCTTCGAAATCGATACTAACAGCATAGTCATACCCGAGCGTAACATCAATGGAACACTAGCATACCAAACAGGACCAATTAAAACAGAGTTTGAGCGAGTAATAAACCTCCTGAAAAAGGAGAAGATTGATCCCTCAATTCTGGTAACAGACCGCATCAATCTCAAAAATATCGTATCCGACGGATTTGAGAGACTTACTGATCCAGAAAGTAACCAAGTGAAAATACTTGTTAAACCTGAAGAATAG
- a CDS encoding FAD-dependent oxidoreductase codes for MPDVKIESITDVGQDTFALELVTPSNFEAHPGQFILVRAEIDGEEETGYYTLSSPDVKNTFEVTVAITPDGTLGPWLVDREVGESITVEGPYGEIQYLGNTDAVVLAEGPGIGPAVGIAERATDEGKNARIIHTEASPPHADRLNSNQSDHVSVTHAPTTERLLNELADVSNEQIYVFGFKGFVDKAKETLEKAGIDPDSAEIESFGPK; via the coding sequence ATGCCAGACGTAAAGATCGAGTCAATAACCGACGTTGGACAGGACACATTTGCTTTGGAACTCGTGACGCCATCGAATTTCGAAGCACATCCTGGACAATTCATTCTCGTGAGGGCTGAAATTGATGGAGAGGAAGAGACAGGATATTATACTCTCTCCTCACCTGATGTAAAGAATACATTTGAAGTAACGGTAGCTATAACTCCTGACGGGACTTTGGGTCCCTGGCTAGTTGATCGAGAGGTGGGAGAATCCATCACAGTTGAAGGTCCCTATGGTGAGATACAATATCTTGGCAATACGGATGCTGTTGTACTTGCTGAAGGCCCTGGAATCGGACCAGCTGTAGGAATCGCTGAACGGGCAACCGATGAGGGGAAGAATGCCAGAATCATACACACTGAAGCTTCCCCACCGCACGCTGACCGCCTCAATTCCAATCAAAGCGATCATGTGTCAGTCACTCATGCCCCTACTACCGAAAGGCTCCTGAATGAACTCGCTGACGTCTCTAATGAACAGATCTACGTATTCGGCTTCAAAGGATTCGTCGACAAGGCAAAAGAAACCCTAGAAAAAGCAGGTATTGACCCCGACTCTGCTGAGATCGAAAGCTTTGGGCCTAAATAA
- a CDS encoding VOC family protein: protein MNTDVLPQGTRIGRTALRVADLDEMTGFYQDVVGLSVVRTDDTNTVLGVDDTSLLVLEEAEDALKRHRSGTGLYHNAFRVPSREALGDALSRIRDHWQLGGASDHAVSEALYLTDPEGNGVEIYRDFPRDEWSIDDNGKIRIGSDRLDLDRIEAAGSGEPRAPPGTDVGHVHLEVSSIDTFRDFYVNILGFEVQATWPNAHFVSAGGYHHHIGANTWHHRTGPSNGRGLAWFEVVLPGTQALDALRDRLIGSQFNVTETDAGIVVRDADEIEIRFRIGT, encoded by the coding sequence ATGAATACAGACGTACTCCCGCAAGGAACACGGATCGGACGGACTGCGCTTCGCGTCGCCGACCTCGATGAGATGACGGGCTTCTACCAAGATGTCGTCGGCCTCAGTGTGGTCCGCACAGACGACACGAACACCGTACTCGGGGTTGACGACACGTCACTGCTCGTCCTGGAGGAAGCAGAAGATGCCCTGAAGCGTCACCGATCGGGCACCGGGCTCTACCACAATGCATTCAGAGTACCCTCACGCGAAGCCCTCGGTGACGCGCTCAGTCGGATACGAGACCACTGGCAGCTCGGTGGTGCCTCTGACCATGCCGTCAGCGAGGCGCTGTATCTCACAGACCCCGAGGGGAACGGCGTTGAGATCTATCGGGACTTCCCCCGCGACGAGTGGTCTATCGACGACAATGGGAAGATCAGAATCGGCTCCGACCGACTCGATCTCGATAGAATCGAAGCCGCTGGTAGTGGTGAACCTCGGGCACCACCGGGCACAGATGTCGGCCATGTCCATCTCGAAGTCTCCTCGATTGACACATTCAGGGACTTCTACGTAAACATCCTCGGGTTCGAAGTACAAGCAACTTGGCCAAACGCACACTTCGTGTCTGCCGGAGGGTATCACCATCACATCGGGGCGAACACATGGCATCATCGAACGGGTCCAAGCAATGGCCGAGGATTAGCCTGGTTCGAGGTAGTCCTTCCGGGGACACAGGCACTCGACGCGCTTCGAGACCGACTCATTGGTAGCCAATTTAACGTGACTGAAACGGATGCAGGTATCGTAGTCAGGGATGCAGACGAGATTGAGATTCGGTTCCGAATTGGGACCTAA
- a CDS encoding DoxX family protein, with protein sequence MAQTISRQLSSETAALWSTTLVRLALGIPMLIAGVGKVFGVGPKPMGISGFAGFLASLGVPLPTIAAWGVGLVELVGGILLLVGLAVRLTSAVIAIDMLVATVLYHLPNGYPVTSNGIELTLTLTVIAVALVLSGPGAFSLQHALFDQGDRSPDSSQARGTNG encoded by the coding sequence ATGGCCCAGACCATATCACGTCAACTGTCATCCGAGACGGCTGCGCTCTGGAGCACGACCCTCGTTCGACTCGCCCTTGGGATTCCGATGCTTATCGCAGGCGTCGGCAAAGTCTTCGGTGTCGGACCGAAACCGATGGGTATCTCGGGCTTTGCAGGGTTCTTGGCGAGCCTTGGCGTTCCACTTCCCACGATTGCAGCGTGGGGAGTCGGTCTCGTCGAACTTGTCGGCGGCATCTTGTTGCTAGTCGGCTTGGCCGTTCGACTCACAAGCGCGGTGATCGCCATCGACATGCTCGTCGCTACTGTCCTCTACCACCTTCCCAACGGGTATCCGGTCACGAGTAACGGTATCGAATTGACACTCACGCTAACCGTGATCGCAGTAGCGCTTGTTCTGAGTGGCCCTGGAGCATTCTCACTCCAACATGCACTGTTCGACCAGGGGGACCGCTCCCCTGACTCGTCTCAGGCGAGGGGCACAAACGGATAA
- a CDS encoding SDR family NAD(P)-dependent oxidoreductase, with protein sequence MTGATGNIGPYVTDQLVDQGADVIGTYVTETEGDDVEDRAEYADAVSYHQVDLTDQAAVEAFAEAVTEEHGSVDHIVGLAGGFSMGGINETDGDAFESALSLHATTAFLTVKAFADQLSEHSGVVLFSSDRAIDPVPGTLAYNVGKGAVRTLTESLDVELNTRVNAIAPFLIDVPGNREAMPDADFSEWTAPAAVVDEVVHLLSNDGVTGQIIQMTGGQPELEE encoded by the coding sequence GTGACCGGTGCGACCGGCAACATAGGCCCGTACGTGACGGACCAGCTCGTTGACCAGGGCGCTGATGTGATCGGCACCTACGTTACTGAAACCGAAGGAGATGATGTCGAGGATCGTGCTGAATACGCCGACGCGGTGTCATACCACCAGGTCGATCTCACCGACCAAGCTGCGGTTGAGGCCTTCGCTGAGGCCGTTACCGAGGAACACGGTTCGGTCGATCATATTGTCGGCCTCGCTGGCGGGTTCTCAATGGGCGGCATCAACGAAACCGATGGAGACGCATTCGAATCCGCACTCAGTCTCCACGCAACCACGGCGTTCCTGACGGTCAAGGCGTTCGCAGACCAGCTCAGTGAACACAGCGGTGTCGTGCTGTTTAGCTCCGACCGGGCGATTGATCCGGTGCCGGGCACGCTGGCCTACAACGTGGGCAAGGGCGCAGTCCGGACGCTAACCGAGTCGCTCGACGTCGAACTCAATACTCGCGTCAACGCGATCGCCCCGTTCCTCATCGACGTGCCGGGGAACCGGGAGGCGATGCCCGACGCTGACTTCTCCGAGTGGACAGCACCTGCGGCGGTCGTCGATGAAGTTGTTCATCTGCTCTCGAACGACGGCGTGACGGGTCAGATCATCCAGATGACTGGCGGTCAGCCGGAGCTGGAGGAATAA
- a CDS encoding winged helix-turn-helix transcriptional regulator: MATQPPTSETDTESDIEQRNADVCNVVGSIEEIGSKWKLIVLNDLRGDEKRFNELKRSTGASSYTLSRVLDDLEDEELIENRKEFESPVASYYKMTEKGSALCPVFDVLDEWGDDWL, translated from the coding sequence ATGGCGACCCAACCACCGACGTCTGAAACCGATACAGAATCGGACATCGAGCAACGGAATGCAGATGTTTGCAATGTAGTGGGGTCGATTGAGGAGATCGGGTCAAAGTGGAAGCTCATCGTCCTCAACGATCTTCGAGGCGACGAAAAGCGGTTCAACGAGCTCAAGCGATCGACGGGGGCGAGTTCGTACACGCTCTCGCGCGTGCTTGACGACTTGGAGGACGAAGAGCTCATTGAGAACCGGAAAGAGTTCGAATCGCCGGTCGCAAGCTATTACAAGATGACTGAGAAAGGCAGTGCGCTCTGTCCCGTCTTCGACGTATTAGACGAGTGGGGCGATGACTGGCTCTGA